From the Roseofilum casamattae BLCC-M143 genome, the window GTCATAAACCCGTTCACCACAAACTTCGGACTCACCCGCCAGGATAAAGCTCCACCGTAGGAGTTAGTTGATGTACGCCCGATATTGGAGAGCAAACTCGTTTGCGGTGTACCGACTAACTCGTAACCATATCCGTTATCGTAGATGGCTCCATTTTGAGTGTGATAACCATTGGCATAGGTGAAGGCAAAGGAAAAATTCTGGGAAGGGGTTACCGTGAGCTGAGTCAGCAGACCATAATCGCCGCCTCGGTCGTTGGCAGGATTATTGAGGTCATCTTGGAAAAAGCCAACGCTGAAATTCGCCGCGCCCAAGTTCAGGAATTTAAAGTCTCCCAAATTGATATCAACGCCTAGACCAGCACCACCACCAATGCGATAGATAGGGTTGCGTTGGGAGAAGGCATTAAGCGATCCATTGCCACCATCGTAATCTTCAAAGTAAGGGTTGAGGGTGGGGACAAAGTCATCAAAAGTTCCGCCATCTGCCGAAAGGACAAAACTAAACCGGTTGTTATAGCTCCAGTAGTATTGCAGCTTATCTAAGTAAACCTGGTTATTGCCGAATTCCTCGTTGGCTTGGAAGGTTTGCAGTCCTATACCAGAGTCATTCTGGAAGTTAAATAAACCAGTGGAATGGGCTTGTAGGCGAGTTAACAGCAGGTCTTTCCCAGTGAAACTAGTGTTCAAGTTCATCCGAACCCGACCCATAAATGCAGTTTCATTGTCGCCCGAGTAATCACCCAGATCGTTAAGATTGGCATCATCAAAGCTGCTACTAGCTCCCAGAACGGCCCGACGGCTGCCAACGTTGAAGCGAGCATCGTTCGCGTGGCGATCGCCATTCCAAGCATCTGTGACTGCAAAAATCGCTTCACCCACTAATTTAGTCGTGGTTGAGAACTGGTTCGCTTCTAGTTCTGTGGTTCGAGCTTCCAGAGCATCGACTCGACCGCGCAGGGTGGCCAGTTCGGCTGCAAATTCTTCTTGCAGTCGTTGCAACACCGCTAAATCTTCGCGGGTGGCTGCATTGGCTGTCGCGGCTGCGATTAGCTCGTTAACCCGATCTAAACAAGCATTAAGACCCGCCGCAAACTCGTAACGCGTGATAGCGCGGTTGCCTCGGAAGGTGCCGTTCGGATAACCCGCAATACAGCCATAACGCTCGACCAAAGACTGTAGGGCTTGGAATGCCCAGTCAGTCGGACGAACGTCCCGCAGTTGGGAGACCGAGGTTACCTGTTCCGTTTCTTCTTCCGCAAACTCTTGTTCTACAGCCGTATCGATGCTGTATTCGATCGCCTGTTCCAGAATAGACTGCTCGTCTTGAGCAAATGCTTCTGTAACCGTACCGGAGATCGACATCCCGACTACTATCGGACTAACCAATAGGGTTTTCCACAAACGATTTGACATAATTACTGGCTCCTCACACCTTGAAGCTCGATCGCTATTAGTAAGCTTATTCTACTCTAACTTATGCTATTTGGGAGATGGCTTGTGCTAAAGCAAAATCCTTCTCTGTTAAACCACCAGCATCGTGAGTTGTCAAGCTGATGGTCACCCGGTTGTAGGATATTGCTAAGTCCGGATGATGATCGGCGGCTTCTGCTGGCTCGACCAAACGATTGACAAACGCGATCGCTTCGACAAAATCTTTGAACTTGCGCTCAGAGCGGAGAGTATCTTCCCAAACTTCCCATCCAGTTAGAGTTTTGGCTTTTTCGATAATTTCCGATTGTGTTAATTTATCCATTGATTTCGTACCGTTTAAAAAACTATCCGCTCTCACTGGTTATAATCTCTTGCTTCCGAGTTTTTGCGCTCGAGAGCTAGGGATTACCAATAGTGAGAGCGGTGTAGCGGGTCTTCAGTTTGATACCTGACTGCCGGGAGGAACCCCAGCTAGTTTCATCATTTGAAGGTAATGTTACCCAAAGCGAGACTAGTCTTTAGAGTACAGCCCCGGCACGCAGTCGGCTCACATCAACTTGAAGACCCATGCGTTTACTACTATCTGACATCGGCATCACCTCCTACATTTCATGACATCAAACTCTCTAAGGAGTTTAAGGAGCATCTGGCTCCTGGTGCCTTGCACCTGTGGACTACCTTAACACAGACTTTTGCGATCGGGAGTAGGGAATGGACTTTGGAATATTCCTATTTGGTCGAGCCGGGAAGAACAACAAAAAAGGAGCAAATTTTAGTTTGCTCCTTCAAGTTATCTAATTATACAATACTTACTGCTCTTGTAGAATTACAGAGCATTACCGCGAGGAAGAACTTCTTCGGGGAATTGGAAGAATTTGTGCGGTTGGTCGGCTGGAGCCATCCAAGCGCGCAGTCCTTCGTTCAACAAGATATTCTTGGTGTAGAAGGTTTCAAATTCTGGGTCTTCTGCCGCACGAAGTTCTTGGGAGACGAAGTCATAAGCCCGCAAGTTGAGTGCCAGTCCGACGATGCCGATAGAACTCATCCACAGTCCCATGACGGGAACAAACAGCATGAAGAAGTGCAACCAACGCTTGTTGGAGAAGGCAATTCCGAAGATTTGGCTCCAGAAGCGGTTGGCGGTCACCATGGAGTAGGTTTCTTCCGCTTGAGTCGGTTCAAAGGCGCGGAAGGTGTTGGCGTTTTCACTGTCTTGGAACAGGGTGTTTTCTACGGTAGCTCCGTGGATGGCGCACAGTAGCGCTCCACCGAGGATACCGGCCACTCCCATCATGTGGAAGGGGTTCAACGTCCAGTTGTGGAATCCTTGTAGGAACAGGATGAAGCGGAAGATTGCCGCGACACCGAAGCTGGGTGCGAAGAACCAGCTCGACTGTCCCAAGGGGTACATGAGGAAGACGCTGACAAAGACGGCGATGGGGCCGCTGAAAGCGATCGCATTGTAGGGACGAATACCTACGAGGCGAGCGATTTCAAATTGACGCAGCATGAACCCAATGAGGGAGAAGGCGCCGTGGAGTGCCACGAATGCCCACAGTCCGCCCAGTTGGCACCAACGAGCGAAGTTACCTTGTGCTTCGGGTCCCCAGAGGAAGAGCAGGGAATGTCCCATGCTATCTGCGGGGCTGGATACGGCTACGGTGAGGAAGTTTCCGCCTTCGAGGTAGGAGGAAGCCAGACCGTGGGTGTACCAGGAGGTGACGAAGGTGGTGCCGGTGAGCCAACCGCCAATGGCGAGGAAGGCACAGGGGAACAGGAGCAGTCCCGACCACCCGATGAAGACAAAGCGATCGCGCTTGAGCCAGTCGTCGAGGACATCAAACCATCCTCTTTCTGGCGCGCGTCCGACTGCAATAGTCATTGAACAAATCCTCTGACATTACAAAATGGAATGGATTGCAGGGAAAATTTCCCAAGAGGTTCCCCGAGCCGAGTGTCAAGGGATTCGCCACGGGGTGGTACAATCCTTGAGAGTCTTTCCCTAAATGAGAGTGACTTTGCTCCTCTCAGGGACAGCCTTTTCCTAAATCAATTTGCCACTCGCCAGTCCTTGGCTTACGTGGCAAATTAATTTTTCTTAACATACCACACTCAGGAAGAAAAGGCATCCAATTCCTTGGAGGATGGGCTTTCTTAATCATTACTATACAATAAATAATCTGAGAAATTTTACAATGCGTCATATATATTCTCAGAAATATACTAATTCTTCTCAGGAGAGAGCCGCAGCGATCGCCGCTGTTCTCGGACGCGGAGATTAAGGTAAAATCGGGAAAACTCATATGTCGCGCGATCGCAATCCAACCTCAATCACATTCTTATGACGACCCAAGGAACCTCAACCCCAACTGAAAAAAAAGTGTTGCATCAACCCCTACTGGGTTCCCGTCGGTTCAGCAACTATTGGTGGGCAACGGTCATTTCCGTCGGTGCAACGGGGTTCTTGCTTGCCGGCTTCTCGAGCTATCTGCAAATTAATCTACTTCCCTTCGCTTCGCCCACGGATCTCATCTTCGTTCCCCAGGGATTAGTCATGGGACTCTATGGCACTGCTGGATTGCTCCTCGCTCTCTATCTATGGCTGGTGATTCTGTGGGATGTGGGCGGCGGATATAACGAGTTTAGCTATAAAACCGGTAAAGCCAGAATTTTTCGTTGGGGGTTTCCCGGCAAAAATCGCCAAATCGATCTGAGTTATCCCCTAACAGACGTGCAAGCGGTTGGCGTAACCATCCGCGAAGGGATTAACCCAGAACGGAAAATTTATCTGCGGGTGAAAGGCAAAGGTAATATTCCCCTAACTCGCGTGGGACAACCGCTGTCATTGTCGAAACTGGAAAATGAGGCGGCGCAGTTAGCCCGGTTTTTGGATATTCCTCTGGAAGGACTCTAGCCCTATCAACTCAAAGAACCGAAGAATAATACAATCAGTTGGTAGCTTTGGTAACAGAAAATTATTTCATTTAATCCTATGTACGAGAAACTACAACGTTGGGCAATCTCGCTAATCTTGGTCGGTGTATTGGCGATCGCCGGCTGCACGGAAAGCGCACCTGCTCCCGATACTCCACCCAATCCTGACTCGACCTCCGTCTCTGCCGATCCCTTCGAGTCTCTACCGGTGCTCGACGGACAAGCCACTGTCGTGATGACGGTGAAGGGGATGCCGATTACCATTGCAGTTGATGGAAACAAAGCCCCGATTACCGCCGGGAATTTTGTCGATTTAGTCGAGCGCGGATTTTATGACGGACTGACATTCCATCGAGTAGTACGAGAACCGGAACCCTTTGTCGTGCAAGGCGGCGATCCTTTAGGGAACGGAACCGGAGGATTTGTCGATCCGGCCACCGGACAAGAGCGCTCTATTCCTTTAGAAATTACACCTGAAGGCGATGCGGCTCCGGTGTATAGCAAGACACTCCCCAGTGCCGGAATTAGCGAGCCTCCCGAGCTGCAACATACTCGCGGGGCAGTTGCCATGGCGCGATCGCAGTTTCCCGATTCGGCGTCGTCTCAGTTTTATTTTACCCTAGCCAACTTGTCGTTCCTGGACGGTAACTATGCTGTATTTGGCTATGTCACTGAAGGGATGGATGTGGTGGATGCCATCGAGCAGGGCGATACAATTGACTCGGCTAAAGTCACTCAGGGGTTGGAAAACTTGAAGCGCTAGTCTCAATACTATTGAATAACAGGAGGCGTAATCCATGGTTACCATGGTATCCCAACCAAGGATTGAGAGCGAACAAGCGATCGCCGAGAAACGAGTCGTGCTGTCTGGTTTGCACTGGAACAGTTATCTACAAATCCTGCACGCTTTACCCGAGACTCGCGCAGCCCGGTTAACTTACGATCGCGGAACGTTAGAGATTACCATGGCATTGGAAGACCATGAATTTGCCATTCGTTTAATTGAATTGTTTATTCGGATTTGGGTCTACGAAATGGGTCTGAATATGAAAACTATGGGATCGACAACCATCAATCGCGAGTCTCTCAATCGAGGAGCTGAACCCGATTGCGCCTATTATATTCAACATCAGCCGCAAGCGGCCGGCCGGCCGGTCAATTTTGAAGTCGATCCGCCCCCAGATTTGGTCGTGGAAGTCGATCTAACTCATACAGATATCGATAAAAACCGTTTCTATGCAGCGATCGGCGTACCCGAGTTTTGGCGTTATAACGGTCAAGAATTGACGATCTATCAATTACAGGGAGACTGCTATCAAGAATGCGATCGCTCTCCCGTATTTCCGCAGATGAAAAAAGAGGATCTTTATCGGTTTTTGCAGACAGCCGAACGGGACGAGGTGGCAGCAGAACGATGGTTGCGCGGGTTGGCGATCGAGCAGATGCAACAGCATGAATGAAATCGCCGAACCAGAAACCGGTTTTCTCCCAAAGCTATTTCACTTGGCTGAACGGGACGCTTGGCAGCGAAAACGGTTTTAAACCCGTTGAAAATACAGTAATCTTGAATAACCTGAGTTACGCTACTACCATTCGCTAATCATATTAACCCCTGGCATTTATCTTTAATTGATATATGACACACAGTCCTTTGTTCGGCTTATTTTCTCGCGCGTTGCGGTTGGCAACCGAGTCCCATCGCCGTGGCATTCCCATTGATGAATATTCAGAACAGCACCAGAGTGAGAAACGCCAATGTCTCAAGCGGCGTTCCTTTCTGAAAAAGGCCGGCGCTTTTGGTGGAGGAATATTACTCGCAGTTGGGGGGCAATCTTGCCATGCTGCAACGCTCGCTGAAGACATAGCAGCTCCGAAAATTGCGATCGTGGGGGCGGGAATTGCCGGACTCAATGCGGCTTACACGCTGAAAAAAGCGGGTTATTATGCCACGATTTACGAAGCTTCCAATCGCGTTGGCGGCAGAATGTATACGATTAAGGATGCTGTGGGAGAAGGAGTTTGGGTTAACCTCGGTGCCGAATATATCAATAGCGATCATGACGATATGCTTGCGCTGGCGAGAGAATTTCAGATTCCTTTACTCGATCGCTTTGTTGCGGAAGAATTAGTTCTCAAGGATCTGTATTATTTTGAGGGCCAAACGATCTCGGAAGCGAAACTGGCGGAAGCGCTGCTCCCAGTTGCCGAACGCATGGCTGTGGATATCGATCGCCTGGATGAAGATTGGGATAATGTTAGCGTCGAATTGGACGCGCTCTCGGTGGCTGATTATTGCGATCGCTTGGGACTATCGGGATGGTTGCGAACATTCATCGAGACCGTCATGATGACAGAAATGGGACTCGAGTCGGACGAGATAACTGCGCTGAATTTAATTTGGCTCGCTCCCAGTGCAGATACTGAAAGTAATGTGGAAGCAACCGGAGTTTCGGACGAACGATACTTGGTACAAAATGGGACTCAAGCCATTACTGATGCTCTGGCTCGAGAACTACAGGATCGCATTGAAACCGGAATGAAACTCGAAGCCATTCGGCAAGATGGCGATCGCTTCCAACTTACATTCAACTATACTGATGTGGAAGCGGATATCGTCGTCCTTGCCATTCCGTTTAGCGTTCTTCGTTCGATTCCGATGCAACTCTCTTTGCCGAAAACCCTGCGCCAGTTTATTGATGAAGTCGGTTACGCGAATAATGTTAAAGTTACAGTCGGCTACAATCGACCGGTTTGGCGAGAACAAGGACTCAGCGGACTGGGAATGACCGATCTGCCCTTACAAACGTTCTTTGAAAACTCGCAATTGCAACCGTCTCCATTCGGCTCGCTCACCTATTATCTTGGAGGCGATATCGGTTTCAATAGTCAGCGTTATAGCGTTAGCGAGAATGCTCGACTTTATACAGAAATGCTCGATCCGTTGATTCCCAATCTCCTCAAAACCTACAATGGGAAAGCGACTCGCTTGCACTGGCCGACGTATAATTATGCTTTAGGCAGCTATGCCTGTTTTAAACCCAGGCAGTATACTGAGTTTGCTCAAGAGTATGTTTATCTAGAGGGAGAAGACGAGCAAAATTTCAATCGCGGCCGCTTGATTTTTGCGGGAGAACATACCAGCGATGCTTACCAAGGTTATATGAATGGTGGCGCACAGTCGGGACGGTTGGCGGCGAAAACGGTTTTAAACCAGTTGAAAATGGGAAAATCTTGAAGAACTCGAGTTAGAGTATCTCTGTTTGCGAGCAAAGCTAACCTCTACACGCTCTTGCTTGAGATATTTTGCTCGGCCACTGCACAATGGGACAAAATTATGACAGCCGTTGTCATCACTGGATTAGGTTTAGTTTCCGCATTGGGATCGCGCGATCGCACTTGGAGTCGTTTGCTTCAGGGAGAATCTGCGATCGCCATCGCGCAACCTTTCCCCGAGTTAGCTCCCCGTCCGCTTGCTTTAATTGGAGATAAGCCAGCAGATTTACAGAGCTTAACTCGTCAGTTAGTCCTGGAGACTTTAAATGATGGGGGTATTACCGCTCCGTTACCCGATCTGGGTGTTGTTATCGGATCGAGTCGCAGCACTCAAGGACATTGGGAAGCGATCGCTCGCCGGTTCTTTGTAAGTCACGATTCGTTACCCGATTCATCGGATTGTTTGCACTATTTACCCGATCTCCCCGCACGCATTGCCGCTGGAGTGACGGGGACGCAAGAGATTATCAAAGCTCCTATGAGTGCCTGTAATACAGCTATGTGGGCGCTTATTCATGGCTATGAGCTTGTCCGCACTCAACAGTGCCAACAGGTGTTGGCGGGAGCGGTAGAAACTCCGATTACGCCATTAGCTCTGGCTGGCTTTACGCAAATGGGAGCGCTGGCGAAAACGGGATGCTATCCGTTCGATCGCGATCGCGAAGGGTTAGTCTTAGGGGAAGGTGGTGCGTTCTTTCTGCTGGAGTCTTTGGAGCGCGCGCGATCGCGTTATGCTAAGATTTACGGGCAACTGGCAGGATGGGGAGCCACAGCAGATGCCTATCATGTTAGCGCGCCAAAACCCGATCGCGGGACTGCAGCGATCGCGATTAAGGAGGCTTTGGAGCGAGCGGAATTAACTCCGGATGCGATCGATTATATCCACGCTCACGGAACGAGCACGAGGTTAAATGATGGGACGGAGAGCGAGTTAATTCAATATCTATTTTCTCATCCGGTTGCGGTTAGCTCGACAAAAGGCGCAACAGGACATACTTTAGGCGCGTCGGGTGCTTTCGGAGTGGCGTTCTCTTTAATGACAATGAGAGATGGAATATTACCGCCTTGCGTGGGATTAACTCACCCAGAGTTCGATCTGAACTTTGTTGATGAAGCTAAGGAGAAAATGTGCGATCGTTCTCTTTGCTTGAGTTTTGGGTTTGGCGGGGGGAATACAGCGATCGTTTTGACTCGAGAAGTATGGGGATAATGGGTAATACCATCCTTTTCCTTATGTTAAACTAGATAAGTATTAAGATAAGGTTAAACCACCAGTGAATTGGGAGGAGAACTATGGCACGCGGGCAAATGCGGTTGCGCAAACATGGATCCAATTCATTCTCGAAGAGCGGTAACCGGAAAGCTCTGCAAGCTAAGTTTAACTCCAGGTTAGACGAAAAAGAAGCCATACCGTCCCTAGTTAAGGATTCGCCTTTAGCTCGCGGTGGCAGTCTTTTGGATAGAATGGAGCGCGATAGACAAAACTCACTCTCTGGAGCAGACAACACTCACTCCCCATCTCTTGGAGTCGTGCAACAAAAATCCGCGAACACCATGACCCTACAGCGAATGACAATGTTCGAGCGTTTTTTTGGTAAGTCCAAATCGACGAAAGCACGAGAGAGAAATGAAAAAAAAGGGATTACTGGCATTGAAGCAGACCTCAATGTCGAGGTGGCACGATATGCCCCCAGTGTCCGGCCTGGCATGACTCCAGGTGGATTGATGGAAACGTTTTTCGGTCGCAAAGATTATCAAGCTGAGGCAGCTCTATTGCTCGTTCCACAAAGGTTATTAAATAGGATACAGCTAAAGCACGTAATGAAGGATCCCTATGCATGGGCATTGTTTAAGAAACATCTACAGAGCGAATTTTCTTTAGAGGTGGGTTTATACCTCGATGAATTAACTAAACGAGGATATCTTGTACCAGAAGACAGTCAGAAAAAAGCCCAGAAAGTAAATTTAACACTGGCAAGCTTAGGCGTGAGGACAACACCCAGCGCTCAACCTCAATCAAACCTTGGGTCAGATAATACTTCTTCTAACTTATCGCCAGCGACCAGTCAATCTTCTCAGAGCCAACCTGCCAGTGAGGGTGAAGTCACCCAGGCTAAAAAGAAAGTCAAAGACTTATACAAAATATACAAGAGATTTATTGAAGTCGGGTCGCCTCTGGAGGTCAATATTGGCTCATTTGAAAGGCTGAGTTTATCTACTTGGTTCGAGTCAGATTTTTGCAAATGGCTGCTCGACCAACAACAAGAGACGATCCAGGGTGCACCGAGTTCGGCAGAAATTCAAAACCAACTGGGCCGGTTGGACGGCCTTCTGAAGAGTACGGGGTCTACCATATTCTCTTTGGCAGGCGACCCCTTCATCCGCTTCAAAGGTAATTGTCCGGAACCTGGAACATATATGCGCAGGAAGGCTCAGGAAGCGGCGAAAAAGAAAGCCAATAAAAAATATAAGCCGAAAAGAAATCTGCTGACTGTGGAGGAGAAAAGAGCGGGAAGAGCGTTTTCTTCTGTATTGAGGAGATAAATTTTAATTGATATTAGGTTGTCTCCGCGACTTTTAACTCTCCTGCCATCAACCGTTTAAACACTTGGTGGTTGCGCACGGGTTCTAAATCTTCGTCATTTTGTGCCAGTTCGCGATACATGGGATTGAGCTTAATCGCGCGATGTAAACTAATTAACGAGGATTTGCGATCGCCCATCAGAGCATAGCAGTAGGCCTTATTGTAATGAGCGTTGGCATGATCGGGCTTGCGCTTGAGAGCTTCATCCAAACTCGAGAGTGCTTCCTTATACCGTTGCAGCTTGCCCAGAGTGTATCCGCGATTATCCCAAGCTTCGTACTTATCCGGAGCCAACCGCAGGGCTTGCTCGTAAGAGGCGATCGCCTCATCATATCGCTCCAACTTCTCTAACACATTGCCGCGATTATTCCAATAATCCGGTTTTTTATCTTCCAGCTCGATAGCGCGATCGTAAGCACTGAGACAATCATCATACCGCTGCAATTCGTAGAGCACGTATCCTTTCGCATACCACGCCTCCGCATTTTCCGCATTCAAGCTCAACACTTGATTGTAGGAATCCAAAGCCGGTTCGTAGCGTCGCAGTTGCGCTAGGGTATTCCCGCGCTGCTGCCAGAGCAAAGCATCATCCGCGCGATATTGTAGTGCTTTATCATAAGCGGCCACCGCTTGCTCGTAGCGCTGCAATTTCACCAATACATTGGCCAAATTCATCCAAATCAACGGATCGGACTGCTTATAATCTACTGCCTTAGTATAAGACTCCAAAGACTCCTCGTACTTTTGCAATTTCGCCAGAGTTCCTCCTCGGTTATTCCACGCTTCCGGAAAATCATGCTTCATCGCTAAAGCGCGATCGTAAGATGCGATCGCCTCCTGATGCCGTCCCAGTTTTGCCAGAGCGCCCCCTCGGTTATTCCACGCTTCCGGAAAATTCGGTTGATGGGCGATCGCCTGGTCGTATAATGTAATCGACTCGGGATAGTGCCCTTGCAGAAACTGACTATCTCCTTGTCGCAAATACTCGTGAGCCGCCTTAGAATACGGAGGTGCGGGGGGCGCTGTTCCATTACCTCCATTACCTCCATTCGCCCCATTATTACTCGCAGCAGCATTGGGCAGGCGATCGACCGCTTCCGTCAGCCGAGGCAGCACCTCCGCCAACTTCTGATACATCTCATCCTTCACTTTCCCCGTTTCTGCCGCAATCTCCTGCAACTCAGACGCCACTTCCAATTTCACCTGATTAATCTGCTGTTCGGCTAACAACTCCCGTTCCTGAATCCCTTGCAACACCGTTTCTGCTGAATGAATCGCTCGCTTAATTTCCGTAACTGTATCTTGACTAAAGCTAGCCAACTCCTGCTTGTGCAAATCCGTCTGTTGTCGCAACCGTTGCAATTGCAACCAAAAGCCCAAGGTCACCACTACAGAAAACAACGCCAAAAATGCCACAAACAAAGCATTCATCGAAATTAAACTGCTAATTAACGTCGCCTCGACTTCCTCCGAAATCGCCTCGCGCACGCCCGAGTCTAAGCGCCCTCCTTGAGCCAACAAGATTTCTTCAGCAGCGGGAGTTTCTGGGTTGCCAGAGGTCGCTATCGCCTCCTGGGGCACTCCTGCCATGGATACAACTAAAGCGCCAAGGATTGATAGGTTTTTGTAGTTCATAGCAGTCTCGAGTGTATAACGTGCCCAACCTGTCTCTAAATTATCTCATTCTCCCGGAAAATGAGGAGAATTGGCTTAAACCACTTGGTAAATAAAGCGAAAGGAACACCATGCCTTGGTTGATAGCATATAACTATCCGGCTTAATCCACTCAGCCGCAATGTCCGGACTGCTGGCTTGATGCAAATCTTCGAGCACTGCTCGAGCTGTCGCTCCAGGATTTTTCACCTTCCCAGCCAATCCTTTCGTGCTACTCGAGAGTTCCATCAACTGCAACGCCTTGGCTGTCTCTGCAAAGGGAGCAGTGCTCAGGATAATCTGAGTTTCTGCAAGTCCTTGGCCGCAGCAAGTCGTCCATTCTACCGGAGCGATCGCATCCGGGAGCAACAGACTCTCTCCTGGCGGAACTGTTACTTGGGGATAGCCTTCGGACAGATAAGCGCTGCTCTCTTCCTCCAGATCTGGCGCAACGACTCCTTTTGGAGATAGGGTGGCATGGGACGGACAAAACATCTTAAAGACTCCCGAGCGATCGAAGCTGAATAAAATAGCATACAAGGGGCGATCGCCTAAATTCTGCAAGCGATAGGCGATATGACTGCCCATTGGTACTTGCAAGGGAGTTACAGGTAAACGAGAGGGAGAGTTGCTCAACCCTGCGCTTTGTTGTTCTCCTAATGTTTGCTGGCGGGGAGCCAGTTGTTCCAGAGTCGCGCGAACGGCTAAATTAGAAGATTCTTCATTGCTCGTCAACCGCAATAGCTTTTGTGCCCGCAGCGTTTCGAGCAGGGGAGATAGCCGCCGAACTGCTGTTTTTACTGCTTCTCCTGTTTCACCTACGGTTTTTGGAATCCCATTCAACCCGGCAGAGAAGAGACCGTAACTACAACGAACTTTTCCTGATGTAGCGGATGTGCCATCGGTATCGGCGGTTGGCTGCGAGTGGACTTTATCAAAGATACAATTCACTCCGGGAGCTGATTCGCCTAAAACAACAGTGGAGACATTCGCAATGGCAGAAAAAGCGCTGGTGGCATCTACCCGTTCGATTCTCTCCAAATCTTCGCCAATCCCCACGATTAAGCGCACGCCATGAGATAAGCAACGTACTGATTCTCGCACTAGATCTCCTTTCGCGATCGCCGATTCGGCTAGAAGATGGGGTCTGAGGCGAACCGCTTTACCCGCGAGTCCTTCCACAGAGCGCAGTTGCAAATAGTCTTCGCTGTCGGACGTGACTGGGGTAAAGAGCGATCGATCCTGATATTCAGCCAACACGTCTGGAGGCAGGCCGCCTAAGGATAGGTGTACGGTTTTGCCGTCGTCTGAGATTTCTTCCACAACCCCTTGAGCTGCGGTGTTTGCCGCTAAGTTGAATTGCGAGAGAGTCGCGCTAGTCTTTTCGGTGGTTTCGCCAATTAGATGGGGATGTTCGCGATCGCCAGAGGTTTGCCGCGCGTTATTGGCCGCTGTGGCAAAGCTGACGTACAGTGCAGTCTGCGGACTGGCAGACCACCAATGCTGAGTTAAGCCGTAGGTTAATACCCCCGCACTAAAGCCATTCCATTGCGCTTCAAATCCGGGTTCGGCAGTCAGTTGGCTGGGCAGGAGTTGCCCTCCCTGCTCCAGTTGCCGTTGGATGGGGCGCGCCGCGCAGATAAGGGTTCCCGGAAGCCGGCCAAATCGCCGTTGAATGCGAAGTTGCTCGCGATCGGTGTTTAGATCGGCCATTAATTGTTCTTGCCGGGCGATCGCCTCTGGAGTGAGTTCTCGCGAGACGATCGCGGCCTCGTTGTTCGATCCCGTATTGGAAGGATAAGAGCGCGATCGCAAGTTACCCACTTGGCGATCGCTCGTGCCCAAATAACTGGTATCGAGAACTGTCAGAACGCGATCGGTCGGCAACGATTTGAGCAACAATTGCAACGTGGAGCTAAACAAATCGTTAACTGCTCCATCATTCGAGTTGGACCGATCGCCATTAACCGGAACTAGGGTACTTTGCAACTGATTGACGCTCTCGCCGCTGTTGATACAACGTCCGTAGCCGCTAAAGTGGAAAACCACCACATCTTC encodes:
- a CDS encoding NAD(P)/FAD-dependent oxidoreductase, whose protein sequence is MTHSPLFGLFSRALRLATESHRRGIPIDEYSEQHQSEKRQCLKRRSFLKKAGAFGGGILLAVGGQSCHAATLAEDIAAPKIAIVGAGIAGLNAAYTLKKAGYYATIYEASNRVGGRMYTIKDAVGEGVWVNLGAEYINSDHDDMLALAREFQIPLLDRFVAEELVLKDLYYFEGQTISEAKLAEALLPVAERMAVDIDRLDEDWDNVSVELDALSVADYCDRLGLSGWLRTFIETVMMTEMGLESDEITALNLIWLAPSADTESNVEATGVSDERYLVQNGTQAITDALARELQDRIETGMKLEAIRQDGDRFQLTFNYTDVEADIVVLAIPFSVLRSIPMQLSLPKTLRQFIDEVGYANNVKVTVGYNRPVWREQGLSGLGMTDLPLQTFFENSQLQPSPFGSLTYYLGGDIGFNSQRYSVSENARLYTEMLDPLIPNLLKTYNGKATRLHWPTYNYALGSYACFKPRQYTEFAQEYVYLEGEDEQNFNRGRLIFAGEHTSDAYQGYMNGGAQSGRLAAKTVLNQLKMGKS
- a CDS encoding beta-ketoacyl-ACP synthase, with the protein product MTAVVITGLGLVSALGSRDRTWSRLLQGESAIAIAQPFPELAPRPLALIGDKPADLQSLTRQLVLETLNDGGITAPLPDLGVVIGSSRSTQGHWEAIARRFFVSHDSLPDSSDCLHYLPDLPARIAAGVTGTQEIIKAPMSACNTAMWALIHGYELVRTQQCQQVLAGAVETPITPLALAGFTQMGALAKTGCYPFDRDREGLVLGEGGAFFLLESLERARSRYAKIYGQLAGWGATADAYHVSAPKPDRGTAAIAIKEALERAELTPDAIDYIHAHGTSTRLNDGTESELIQYLFSHPVAVSSTKGATGHTLGASGAFGVAFSLMTMRDGILPPCVGLTHPEFDLNFVDEAKEKMCDRSLCLSFGFGGGNTAIVLTREVWG
- a CDS encoding tetratricopeptide repeat protein, with translation MNYKNLSILGALVVSMAGVPQEAIATSGNPETPAAEEILLAQGGRLDSGVREAISEEVEATLISSLISMNALFVAFLALFSVVVTLGFWLQLQRLRQQTDLHKQELASFSQDTVTEIKRAIHSAETVLQGIQERELLAEQQINQVKLEVASELQEIAAETGKVKDEMYQKLAEVLPRLTEAVDRLPNAAASNNGANGGNGGNGTAPPAPPYSKAAHEYLRQGDSQFLQGHYPESITLYDQAIAHQPNFPEAWNNRGGALAKLGRHQEAIASYDRALAMKHDFPEAWNNRGGTLAKLQKYEESLESYTKAVDYKQSDPLIWMNLANVLVKLQRYEQAVAAYDKALQYRADDALLWQQRGNTLAQLRRYEPALDSYNQVLSLNAENAEAWYAKGYVLYELQRYDDCLSAYDRAIELEDKKPDYWNNRGNVLEKLERYDEAIASYEQALRLAPDKYEAWDNRGYTLGKLQRYKEALSSLDEALKRKPDHANAHYNKAYCYALMGDRKSSLISLHRAIKLNPMYRELAQNDEDLEPVRNHQVFKRLMAGELKVAETT